The segment TCAAGGCCTTAACAAAGCCTTGTAAACCTTTCTCTTTGATACCGAATCGCGTCACCATGTCGCGAGCCGCGAGTTCCGCCGTCTTTCCCCAGACCCGCTCGTTGACCTTTTCAGCGGCATCGATCCCGAATCGCTCTTCGACATAGATAAACCAGAAAGCATCAACGAGGCGATATTGCCAGAGTAGAAAGTCGAGGTAGTCCCTGAGCTGCGGGGCATCCATCTTCTCGATGAGTTCCGAGGTCATAGACTAAAGAACGCGCTATCGCTATTAATATAAATATCTAACTCGTTCACTCAGGCACGCTTGTTTGCCGAGTTCGAACGCGCGTTTGTTCATCGCCAGATACTTCGGCTTGATCGATTCGGCGAGCGTCTCGAGAAGTAGCTCCTCAGGCAATGGTAGATACGCCGCAAGCAGCCCGAGCATCACGACGTTCATCGCCTGTGGCGTGCCCGCGTCAATCGCCAGTTCCGTCGCGTTGACCGCTTTAACCGTTTTGCTGATATACTGAAGCGGTGCACAGAGTTCATCCAGCGGCGGATAGGTGGCTCTCCCGGTCGTCACCGTGACCGGCAGTATCGGATTGGTGTTCACCAGCACAACCCCGTCCTTGACGAGGTAATGGGCGTACCGAAGCGCTTCCGCGGGCTCGAGCGCAACCAGGATATCCGCGCCACCAGGCGGCACCAGGGGCCCGTATATGCAACCAATTCTGATATGCGTGATGACGCTGCCACCGCGCTGCGCCATACCGTGGGTCTCCGCACCGCGCACTGAATATCCGGCCTTCAGTGCGGATTTCCCGATCACATGAGCGAGGAGAATGACGCCCTGGCCGCCAACACCGACGACGATAATGTCACACGTCGAGGTTTTCATCTGCTCTCAGGTGGTGGTCACCTCCTCAATGGCCGCGCTGGGGCAAATCTGTGCGCAGACGCCACAGCCGGAGCAGAGCGCATTAGTGCGTGCATGTTCGCCATCGAACTCTATGGCGGGACAACCGAACTCCACGCACTTCTTGCAGCCCGTGCACAGCTCAGCATTCACGCGGAACGGCTTTCGGCGCATGCCTGCCCGCCGAGTATCGGTGACACAGGCCTGCTTCGCAATGATCACCGCGAGCCCCTGGAAGTCGCGCGCTCGGGAAAAGGTCTCGATCGTTCCGTCCAACTCGAGCGGATTGACGGTCTCGACGAGGTCCGCGCCTAACGCCTTCGCGATCGCCTCCAGCGATACTGCCTTCGTCTCCTCGCCGGTGGCCAGGGCACCCGTCCCCGGATGCGGCTGATGGCCGGTCATCGCCGTTGTGGCATTGTCCAGAATGGCAACGGTAATGCGTGCCTTATTGTAAGCTGCATTGAGCAAACCGGGCAGTCCCGCATGGAGGAAGGTCGAG is part of the Methanomicrobia archaeon genome and harbors:
- a CDS encoding indolepyruvate oxidoreductase subunit beta is translated as MKTSTCDIIVVGVGGQGVILLAHVIGKSALKAGYSVRGAETHGMAQRGGSVITHIRIGCIYGPLVPPGGADILVALEPAEALRYAHYLVKDGVVLVNTNPILPVTVTTGRATYPPLDELCAPLQYISKTVKAVNATELAIDAGTPQAMNVVMLGLLAAYLPLPEELLLETLAESIKPKYLAMNKRAFELGKQACLSERVRYLY